From the genome of Pseudoxanthomonas sp., one region includes:
- the cydB gene encoding cytochrome d ubiquinol oxidase subunit II → MDTIPLDYATLRLIWWLLLGILLIGFAVMDGFDLGVATLLPAVARTDEERRLVLNVIGPVWEGNQVWLILGGGAIFAAFPPLYAVSFSGFYLAMFLILFALILRPVGFKFRSKVPDPRWRAAWDGSLFVSGLVPALVFGVAMGNVLLGVPFHFDDTLRIFYEGGLFGLLTPFALLCGLVSVAMLVMHGAAMLAMKTSGAIAERARRYGSLAALATAVLFVIGGLWVARIDGYALQVAMDPAGASNPLAKVVVAQPGAWMENYTRWPLAWLLPVLGVAGAVLSAGLLRAGRAGLAFLSSSGSIASIILTLGVAVFPFLLPSSTQPGSSLTLWDASSSHMTLFIMLLATAFFLPIVLLYTAWVFRVLRGKVDRDGMGRNPNAY, encoded by the coding sequence ATGGACACCATTCCGCTCGACTACGCCACGCTGCGCCTGATCTGGTGGCTGCTGCTGGGCATCCTGCTGATCGGCTTCGCGGTGATGGACGGCTTCGACCTGGGCGTAGCGACGCTGCTGCCCGCGGTGGCGCGCACCGACGAAGAGCGCCGCCTCGTGCTGAACGTCATCGGCCCCGTGTGGGAAGGCAACCAGGTATGGCTGATCCTCGGCGGCGGCGCGATCTTCGCCGCGTTTCCGCCGCTGTATGCGGTCAGCTTCTCCGGGTTCTACCTGGCGATGTTCCTGATCCTGTTCGCGCTGATCCTGCGGCCGGTCGGCTTCAAGTTCCGCAGCAAGGTGCCCGATCCGCGCTGGCGCGCCGCGTGGGACGGGTCGCTGTTCGTCAGCGGGCTGGTGCCGGCGCTGGTGTTCGGCGTGGCGATGGGCAACGTGCTGCTCGGCGTGCCGTTCCACTTCGACGATACGCTGCGCATCTTCTACGAAGGCGGTCTGTTCGGCCTGCTGACGCCGTTCGCGCTGCTGTGCGGCCTGGTCAGCGTGGCGATGCTGGTGATGCATGGCGCCGCCATGCTGGCGATGAAGACCTCCGGTGCCATCGCCGAACGTGCGCGCCGTTACGGCAGCCTCGCCGCACTGGCGACGGCAGTGCTGTTCGTGATCGGCGGCCTGTGGGTCGCGCGCATCGACGGCTACGCGCTGCAGGTGGCGATGGATCCCGCCGGCGCGTCGAACCCGCTGGCCAAGGTCGTGGTCGCGCAGCCGGGTGCATGGATGGAGAACTACACGCGGTGGCCGCTGGCGTGGCTGCTGCCGGTACTGGGCGTGGCCGGCGCGGTGCTGAGTGCCGGCCTGCTGCGTGCGGGACGCGCCGGCCTGGCGTTCCTGTCGTCGTCGGGCAGCATCGCGTCGATCATCCTGACGCTCGGCGTGGCCGTGTTCCCGTTCCTGCTGCCTTCGTCCACACAGCCGGGCTCCAGCCTGACGCTGTGGGACGCCTCGTCCAGCCACATGACGCTCTTCATCATGCTGCTGGCCACGGCGTTCTTCCTGCCCATCGTGCTGCTCTACACCGCCTGGGTCTTCCGCGTGCTGCGCGGAAAGGTCGACCGGGACGGGATGGGCCGCAACCCCAACGCGTACTGA
- the cydX gene encoding cytochrome bd-I oxidase subunit CydX: MWYFSWILGAGLAASFAILNGMWYEMRENDRDAERRDR; the protein is encoded by the coding sequence ATGTGGTACTTCAGCTGGATCCTGGGCGCCGGCCTGGCCGCGAGCTTCGCCATCCTCAACGGCATGTGGTACGAGATGCGCGAGAACGACCGCGACGCCGAACGCCGTGATCGCTGA